A region of Periplaneta americana isolate PAMFEO1 chromosome 16, P.americana_PAMFEO1_priV1, whole genome shotgun sequence DNA encodes the following proteins:
- the LOC138691701 gene encoding zinc finger protein 235-like isoform X2: MDVIKMEPDSDPLDLQQQDDPYEIGENNTLSEEGNLSHLEVTGMKTECVDHCWDLKSQIKVEHISVPITFPMVKSEVDEDLFDVDRVQQEQNVEVSSEEDEVLTDSIVDNVEKSVSQEQASIDRQDKWTQFGSNRPEGAEIRDISNICIKCHICNEGFVTLESLEFHFDTHKIKSFKCVVCGKFFMQLSDIKRHAVLHTNGLSFPCDTCGKSFSRPRDVKRHAVIHTNRMPFPCDTCGKSFSRRRDVTRHAVLHTNGMSFHCDTCGKSFSSSQELKRHETIHTGEKPFKCEVCGKSFLLKANLKIHARIHTGEKPYKCEVCGKCFSSSTVLSRHGRSHTGVKPYKCDVCGMCFSQLGHTKRHIMRFHTGEFICELCGKCFSASTDLSRHARSHAGEMPYKCDVCGKDFSESGHLKQHMRIHTAEKPFTCEICSKRFLAPSKLRRHARTHK, from the exons ATGGATGTGATCAAGATGGAACCTGACTCTGATCCATTGGACTTACAACAACAGGATGACCCCTACGAAATAGGGGAGAATAACACTTTATCAGAG GAAGGCAATTTATCGCATCTGGAAGTGACGGGTATGAAGACGGAATGCGTGGACCACTGCTGGGATCtcaaatcacagataaaagttgAACACATTTCAGTGCCTATTACCTTTCCTATGGTGAAgtctgaagttgat GAAGATTTGTTCGATGTGGACAGAGTTCAGCAGGAACAGAATGTGGAAGTATCTTCAGAAGAGGATGAAGTGTTGACTGACAG CATTGTGGATAATGTTGAGAAGAGTGTGTCACAAGAACAAGCCAGCATTGATCGACAAGACAAATGGACTCAGTTCGGAAGCAACAGACCAGAGGGTGCGGAAATTAGAGACATAAGCAATATTTGTATCAAGTGTCATATATGCAACGAGGGTTTTGTTACACTAGAATCTCTGGAATTTCATTTtgatacacacaaaataaaatcattcaaATGTGTCGTCTGTGGGAAGTTTTTCATGCAACTGAGTGATATAAAGAGGCATGCAGTTCTACATACAAACGGGTTGTCATTTCCTTGTGATACTTGTGGGAAGTCTTTCAGCAGACCACGTGATGTCAAGAGACATGCAGTCATACATACAAACAGGATGCCATTTCCTTGTGATACTTGTGGGAAGTCTTTCAGCAGACGACGTGATGTCACGAGACATGCAGTTCTACATACAAACGGGATGTCATTTCATTGTGATACTTGTGGGAAGTCTTTCAGCAGCTCACAAGAGCTCAAGAGACATGAAACCATACACACAGgagagaagccattcaaatgtgaaGTGTGTGGAAAAAGTTTTTTACTAAAGGCAAATCTTAAGATTCATGCGCGCATACACACAGGCGAAAAGCCATACAAATGCgaagtgtgtggaaagtgtttctcgtcATCTACAGTTTTAAGCAGACATGGACGCTCACACACGGGTGTAAAGCCGTACAAGTGCGACGTTTGTGGCATGTGTTTCTCGCAATTAGGACACACAAAGCGGCATATTATGCGCTTTCATACAGGCGAATTCATATGCGaattgtgtggaaagtgtttctcggcATCCACTGATTTAAGCAGACATGCACGCTCACACGCGGGTGAAATGCCATACAAGTGCGACGTTTGTGGAAAGGATTTCTCGGAATCGGGACACCTCAAGCAGCATATGCGCATTCACACAGCTGAAAAGCCATTCACGTGCGAGATTTGTTCAAAGCGTTTCTTAGCACCATCAAAATTAAGGAGACATGCACGTACACACAAGTGA
- the LOC138691701 gene encoding zinc finger protein 235-like isoform X1, with protein sequence MQPFFPVVMDVIKMEPDSDPLDLQQQDDPYEIGENNTLSEEGNLSHLEVTGMKTECVDHCWDLKSQIKVEHISVPITFPMVKSEVDEDLFDVDRVQQEQNVEVSSEEDEVLTDSIVDNVEKSVSQEQASIDRQDKWTQFGSNRPEGAEIRDISNICIKCHICNEGFVTLESLEFHFDTHKIKSFKCVVCGKFFMQLSDIKRHAVLHTNGLSFPCDTCGKSFSRPRDVKRHAVIHTNRMPFPCDTCGKSFSRRRDVTRHAVLHTNGMSFHCDTCGKSFSSSQELKRHETIHTGEKPFKCEVCGKSFLLKANLKIHARIHTGEKPYKCEVCGKCFSSSTVLSRHGRSHTGVKPYKCDVCGMCFSQLGHTKRHIMRFHTGEFICELCGKCFSASTDLSRHARSHAGEMPYKCDVCGKDFSESGHLKQHMRIHTAEKPFTCEICSKRFLAPSKLRRHARTHK encoded by the exons ATGCAACCTTTTTTTCCAGTAGTGATGGATGTGATCAAGATGGAACCTGACTCTGATCCATTGGACTTACAACAACAGGATGACCCCTACGAAATAGGGGAGAATAACACTTTATCAGAG GAAGGCAATTTATCGCATCTGGAAGTGACGGGTATGAAGACGGAATGCGTGGACCACTGCTGGGATCtcaaatcacagataaaagttgAACACATTTCAGTGCCTATTACCTTTCCTATGGTGAAgtctgaagttgat GAAGATTTGTTCGATGTGGACAGAGTTCAGCAGGAACAGAATGTGGAAGTATCTTCAGAAGAGGATGAAGTGTTGACTGACAG CATTGTGGATAATGTTGAGAAGAGTGTGTCACAAGAACAAGCCAGCATTGATCGACAAGACAAATGGACTCAGTTCGGAAGCAACAGACCAGAGGGTGCGGAAATTAGAGACATAAGCAATATTTGTATCAAGTGTCATATATGCAACGAGGGTTTTGTTACACTAGAATCTCTGGAATTTCATTTtgatacacacaaaataaaatcattcaaATGTGTCGTCTGTGGGAAGTTTTTCATGCAACTGAGTGATATAAAGAGGCATGCAGTTCTACATACAAACGGGTTGTCATTTCCTTGTGATACTTGTGGGAAGTCTTTCAGCAGACCACGTGATGTCAAGAGACATGCAGTCATACATACAAACAGGATGCCATTTCCTTGTGATACTTGTGGGAAGTCTTTCAGCAGACGACGTGATGTCACGAGACATGCAGTTCTACATACAAACGGGATGTCATTTCATTGTGATACTTGTGGGAAGTCTTTCAGCAGCTCACAAGAGCTCAAGAGACATGAAACCATACACACAGgagagaagccattcaaatgtgaaGTGTGTGGAAAAAGTTTTTTACTAAAGGCAAATCTTAAGATTCATGCGCGCATACACACAGGCGAAAAGCCATACAAATGCgaagtgtgtggaaagtgtttctcgtcATCTACAGTTTTAAGCAGACATGGACGCTCACACACGGGTGTAAAGCCGTACAAGTGCGACGTTTGTGGCATGTGTTTCTCGCAATTAGGACACACAAAGCGGCATATTATGCGCTTTCATACAGGCGAATTCATATGCGaattgtgtggaaagtgtttctcggcATCCACTGATTTAAGCAGACATGCACGCTCACACGCGGGTGAAATGCCATACAAGTGCGACGTTTGTGGAAAGGATTTCTCGGAATCGGGACACCTCAAGCAGCATATGCGCATTCACACAGCTGAAAAGCCATTCACGTGCGAGATTTGTTCAAAGCGTTTCTTAGCACCATCAAAATTAAGGAGACATGCACGTACACACAAGTGA